Genomic segment of Salvia splendens isolate huo1 chromosome 12, SspV2, whole genome shotgun sequence:
TTACAGTCTTCACCCACTTAATGaatgtgtggcagcagccgacccctATTCACcttgtgtcgtagaaacaatctccAGTAGGTCCATAGTCTCTGTGATTCGACCCcactcttgccgcttatacttagtaatatttgttgcattagtgggaaaattataaatcttgttgaaaggaggaaCACGTGCAAAAATCCTCTCTAATTCGACCGAAGAGGATTACAGGTTGCACGCACTCCCATTTGCGCTGAAGGgtgaggccaacacatggttattgAGGTTACCGGCCAATTCTATCAGTGCGTGGGCAGACTTCAGACTGTTTTTCTTGTACTACTTCTTTGCATCGAACAAGTCGAATGCCATCAAGAAGGAGATTCTAGCGTGCAGACAAGATTATGATGAGTCCTTGAGCCAGTATTGGTCACGTTTCAAGGGATTGCTCGATTCTTGCCCCAACAACCGAATGTGCGAAACAGAGGTCTACAACATCTTGTACGAAGGGGCGAATCCAGAGTCCAAGGATTTACTGAACTCTTCGAGCGGGGGAATTTCACAAAGAAACGTGTGTGCGAGGCCAGAGAAATTTTGGGAAGATTGATTGATGCAAAGAAGGCGTATGATTCCCATCGTACTATCCTTAGAAGGGGAAATGTGGATGCAGTGAATATGCAATCTGAGGATAGAATGGACGCTAGGATGGACAAACTGGTGTAGACGATTCTGACCACCTTAGGAAAAATTAATCCGTCGGACCCAGCAGAAAAGGCCAAGCAAATGTCGGGCCCAGAGAAAGGATACCATAGAAAGGATACCATTGCTATGGCCAGCCATTGCTATGGCCAGCCAAGTAAATGCGATGGGAAGCTGGAATCcgaatggaagttggaacccagGGAAGCAAAGGGACAccccatggagggaccacccaaattttagatggtctgttAATGACCCAAATCTACCACTCCAACAGCAGAACACCAACTATTCGAACCCTCAGGAGCGGGCAACCCAACTGGGCTAAcagaaatcaggaggggcagaacaaTTGGGCAACCGGAATCAGGGCAACCAATCTAATTGGGTCAATAGGAATCAGAACAATCCAACAAACTCCTATGTGCCACCACACCAGAGGAATTACTAGAGCAACAACCAGAACCCTCAGCCCAACTACCAAGGGATTCAAGGGACGAGTCATCAGTACAACAACAATCAGGGAAGTCAAGGAAATTTCGGTCCAAATCAGGGACATGGACCAAACCTCCAGCAAGGACCAAATACCAGCCAGCCAAACTCTAGGCAGTCAAAGAGCCTCGACGAGATGGTGAACGATTTGGTTAGCTCACAGGAACATATGCAGAATAATATGCAGTCCAACAATGAtgtggtgcataagcttcaagatgctcaagtGGAGCACAACGCAGCCATGGACATGCTGGCGAAGCAGCTATCTCAGATCGCGACTTCCCTGAGTGAGATGGGCGGAAACGAGGGACGGATTCCTTCCACAGTCAAGCCACCGGACAGGGCGAACATCAGTCAGATCACACTCAGGTCTGGACGAGAGTATAAAGGTCCGACAATAAAGATTGATGACGGAACACCTCATGTGGCGAGCAAGGAAAAGGATAACCGAACCCCACAGAAGAAAGACACTGAAATAGGGAAAGCTAGAGCAGAGGATGATATCCAGATCGGAGACTTGGGGAAACCAGTGCCCCGAATGGCTGACCCGTTCTTGCAAGACCCAGGAGCTGGGGTGGAGGTTGAAGAAATGAGGAAAGAGACTGGAGAATCCTCCAAGGGAGATTCCAACAACACAGTCAAACAAGTGAAGCCTTTTTCCTACCGAGGGGAGGCCAAGAAGAAAAAGGATGATCCAGTAGACTTCATGGAAATCGTCGGCAAGCTGGAAATCAACCTGTCTTTTCTCCAGGCCTTGAAGCTgcctatttttagtaaattcaTCAATGAGTTTATCGCCGGGAAGACCAAACCCAATGGCAAAATAGTGATCGGAGAAACTgtgtcagcagtgattcagaagcaaAGGATGCCGTCGAAacgcactgacccaggtatgttcactcttcCCATTTCAATCGGGAACATAAGagttgagcatgctatgtgtgaccgAGGAGcatcaataaatgttttaccgctttccatttatAAGAAACTAGAAGGAGTAAGAATGGTTGATACGAAGGTGGTAATTCAATTagcggataggtcatgcattaATCCAGAAGGTGTGTTGGAAAACGTGATAGTTAAGGTGTATGATTTCTTGTATCTAGCTGATTTTCAtatgattaagatgagtgaatatgagtctgctgagtctagcTGAGTGCTTTTAGGTAGACCATTTCTACGCACCgctaagaccataattgatgtgTTTGATGGAACCATATGTTTGGATTATCATGGGTAGAAATTCACTTTTAATATTGATGAGGCTATGAAGAAGCCGTTAGATGTGGAAAATCTGCATGTTGTGGATtcattaaccctttggtccaagaATATCTTGAGAATGAATTAATGCATGAACAGATTGACAATTCAGAGTTGAGTCATTCcattgatagagaggtagcAAGATGGTGTGAGGCCATGAACACTATGGAGTTGACAGATAAAGAGTTAGCAGAGGCAATTGTGGAATTCTGTAAGGGTCCTGAATCCGTCGGGTCAAGGAGATCAGCCCATGCGGCTACTTTGGAAAAATTGCTAGGACCTGAAGGATTAATCACCAAGGAAATGGAAAAGAATCCACTTCCCTAGGAGACAAGTTCGCCAAAGAAGGAGTTGAAGACACAACCACCTGGTCTTAAGTATGCTTATTTGGAGGAGAACGAGACGTTCCCTGTAATAGTCAACAGCCACTTGACCTAGGAACATGAAAATGAGTTACTGGAAGTGATCTGAAGAAACAAGAAAGCTATAGAGTTGACTCTATCGGACTTATTGGGAATCTGTACATCATATtcgcttggaggaaggagcaaaggccTGCCGGGATCCACAAAGGAAACTGAACTCAAACATGAGAGAAGAAGTCTTGAAGGAAGTTCTGAAACTACTGTCCTTGGGAATCATCTACTTGATCCCAGATAGTGAGTGGGTAAGCCCAGTCCACATGGTGCCGAAGAAGTCGGGGATACAAGTGGTGaagaatgaaaagaatgagcttGTGCCCACAAGGCTGGTAATGGGatggaggatgtgtatcgactatcggAAATTGAACGGGGCTACACGAAAAGATCACTTTCCGTTGCCTTTTATTGATAAGATGCTTGAGAGACTAGCGGGCAAACAATTCTTTTGCTTTTTGGACGGGTACAGTGGGTATTTCCAGATATACGTAGATCCGAAAGACGAGGAGAAGAcgactttcacgtgtccctttgggaCGTATGCATACAAGAGGATGTCGTTTGGCCTGTGTAATGCACCAGACACCTTTCAAAggtgcatgatgagcatcttctcgGACCTGCTGGAAGAGTGTATCAAAATTTTGATGGATGATTTTACAGTTTATGGGAGTTCCTTCGAAACCTGCCTAGCTAACTTGGATCTAGTACTACAGAGATATCAAGAGAAAAATCTAGTgctgaattttgagaaatgtcacTTTATGGTGCCGGAGGGAATTGTTCTGGGCCATGTCGTCTCAAAAAAAGGTATTCAGGTGGATAAGGAAAAGGTGGACGTGATTTCAAGGCTTCCTTATCCTACAAATCAGAAGAAAGTAAGTGGATTCTTGGGCCACGCAGGATTCTACCGAAGGTTCATCAAAGACTTCGCAAAAATCGCACAATAAAATTGCACAAAAGCCTTCCAACTTTTGAAAGAAAAGCTTGTATCAGCCCCTATAATCAGAGCTCcagactggaatcaccccttcgAGGTGATGTGTGACGCCAGCGACTACGTCGTCggagcagtgctaggtcaaagaattgatgggaTGAGCTATGTGATTTTCTATGCCTCGAAGACTCTTAATCAGGCCCAGAAGAATTACGACACCACAGAGAAAGAGGTGTTAGCTGTGGTGTATTCCTTTGAAAAGTTCCGACCATATTTACTAGGGTCGAAGGTGATAATGTTCACTGATCACGCAGCGATTAAGTACCTgttggcgaagaaggagtctaagccaagactaatccgatgggtgttgtTACTGCAAGAATTCGACTGGGAAGTGAAGGACAAGAAGGGAACCGAGAATAAGGTAGCCGGTCATTTAAGCAGAATTTTTCAGGGAGATACAGAGGAAGCTATACCGGATGCATTCCTAAAGGAACATCtataccggatgcattcccagagAAGGTGTTGGCAGTAACCGGTCCAGGAGATTCGGACAAAGGGAAGTATCAGCTGAATGCagagccatggtttgcggacCTAACAAACTACTTAGTCACAGGAGAGCTGCCATGTACACCAGAGATTTCTCAGGCCCAGAGAATAGAAATTAGGagtgaggccaagtactatttctagGATGATCCATACCTTTGGAGGATGGGTTCAGACCAGGTGATCAGAAGATGTATTTCGGAATAGAAACAGAGGGACGTGTTGGACCATTGTCATGCATTGGTATGCGCTGGACATTTTTGCCCAAGAAAAACAGCTAGGAACTTAGATAGCGGATTTTACTGGCCATCGTTGAACAAGGACGCTTATGAGTTCTGCCAGAATTGTGGCCGCTGCCAGCAGACTGGGGGAATCTCTACTCGTGATGAGATGCCCCAGGTCCCAGTAATCGTATGTAAAGTGTCTGATGTCTGGGGGatagacttcatgggtccattcccatcttcCTACGAAAATTCTTACATACTGGTGGCAGTAGATTATGTATCGAAATGGACAGAGgcgaaggcgaaggcgacatgtgaagcaaaggaggtcaCGAAGTTCCTCAAGGCTAATATTTTCAGCTGATATGGAGTGCCGAGGGTAGacatctcagaccaaggaacgCATTTCTGTATCCGAACCATGGAGGACCttatgaagaaatacggagtacaCCACCGACTTTCCACTCCGTATCACCCATAAAGTAACGGGCAGGCAGAAATTTCCAACCGAGAGATCAAAGGAATTCATGAGAAAACAGTCAACCCGTCGAGGAAAGATTGGACAGACGGTTGGATGGTGCACTCTGGGCATACCGGACTGCATTCAAACTCTCATTAGAATGTTGCCTTACAGGCTCGTGttcggcaagatgtgccatcttTCGGTCAGTGTAGAACATAGGGCGTACTGGGCAGTCAGAGAGATGAATATGGCCTCATGCCTGTGAAGAGGAGAGAAAGCTCCAATTGCAAGAGCTGGAGGAATTGAGGCTTGAGTCATACGATGTTGtgatgtggtacaaggaaaaaaccaagttgtggcatgacaaaaacctccgggtcaaggagtTGCAGGTTGATCAGAAAGTGCCCCTGTTCCAATCACGGTTGAAGCTGATGCCCgggaagctgaagtccaaatggatcgGACCCTACACGATCGTTGGCCTCAGAGCAAACGAAGCTGTGGAAATTCAAGGAAACGCTTCTAACCCTACccctttccttgttaatggtcaccGAGTTAAAGTGTTTAGGGATAGTTCAGAGCTGTGTGTAGTGGAAGAAATTTCGATGCGCATGCTCCCTACTATCGCCTAACTGGTCATATTGTTTAGGTATTCTTCGGGAATTCTTGGGTCAGGTAGATAGGAATGATTTTCCAAAAAATCTGTGGACGGAACTAAAATATTCCCATGAATACATAAACACGATTTGTAAATAATGTGAATATGTTTTCTTGAAACTTGATAAAAAGAAaaaccaaacaaagaaaaaaattgtttttacccaaaaaaatatttttgtaataCCAAACACGCATGGGAAAGTAATTTGGGATCAAAAAGattttttggatttatatccccTGGACCACGCTGTTCGGTGTTCATTTTTGTTAGTTGAAATTTTCGTAAGTGTTGGGAGTACATGACCCGGGAGAATGGGCGAAATTTCTAAGTAATCATGTGAGTGATAAGGTAGAGGAACAAACGGAAAAAAGGGGGgaagttttaaaaatttaaaaatttgaatttcaaaccTGGGGGACGTGTACAGTCGCTTGCATCAGGACGCAACCGTTCGGCCttctcatgtttttttattttcctttttttcttttctttctttatttccgttttccttattttctttttctttttcctaaaATAACTTCCCCTAAACTCATTAACTTCCACCCTAAAAAAAATTTTCCGCATAACTCCCAAATTATTCTCTCTCAACTCACGCATTCAATTTTCAAAAACCCAAACCTCACCATTCCAAACTTTCTCTGTGTCAGTTTCCGACGGAACCGCCACCACACGCTGCGGGTTTCCGATCACATGGAGAATCAGCCACCCAAACACAGCTCTAGAAGGAAAAACCCGCCAGCAAGAAAGCCACCCGTCGTCCCTCAACTAGACGCAGTGGCGACTTCTTCATTCCAGACCGTAACTCCCAAACCGACTGCGGTACGGTCTGAGGCAACGCCTGGGATTTCAACCGCTCCGCTGACTACAACCACTGTCACCACCACAGAGCCGATTGAGGATCCTGATCCAGGACGAATCATGCAAGAGTTCTTACAAAGGTTTGGCAGTGGATTACAGGCAAGTGCAATATACGCTCGCTTGGCGGAGGTATGTAAAGAGGAGGAAAGCGCCTTAACCTCGCTTGAAATTCCACCCCGGCAGTCTACTTTTCAAGAAATACCCACAGCCCAAGCCCTATCTTCCCACATAGAAAACCCCCAAAACTTAACCAAAACACTAGCCCTTATTGCAGAACCCCCTTCCTCGGCAATCCGTGCCGAAATCCAGACCATTACATCTACACCTGCCCCTGTTCTGCCACATGCAGAGGAGACGGGTAGCCCCCACAAGAAAGATATGGAGGGGGCAGAAGGGGATGataatgaggaggagaagggaAATCAGGATACTGAAGAGGGGGAGGATGAAGAAAGATTGTCTGATGAGAAGGGtgaggatgaagatgaaggtACTGGGGAGGGTAGACAGATAGAAGAGGTTGATGAGGAAGATGTTGCTGGTGATGAAAGGAAAAATGTAGAGTCTGGACAGGATAGTGAGGAGGTTGTTGAGGGAGAAATCCCTATTGATGCTGAGGGTGAAATCCCTATGGATACGCGTACGGTTGAGAGTGAGGATCGTTGGTGAGGACGATGGTGTGAACGTTGAGAACGAGGAACCTGTTGATGAAGGGTTGAAAGAAATTGTGGATTTGGAGGAGGGACCGGATGGCGAGAAAACACCGGTCGATGAGAGAACGACGAGGAGGAACACCCGCCGTAGCAGGCAGGTGGATGAATTAGTGGCAGCTACAAGGCCAAGGAAGATGcagttcggcacctcggcatgCTAGGTAGAAACAGGGGAGGACATCCTTGAAGCCCAGGAGACTCCGGATGAAGAAGAGGAGATCTCTGTTGAGGCCATCGAGAAGCGCTTTGCTGCTGAGCGAAAACGCAAAGGGAAGCAGGCGGCTAAGCCCCAGACTAAGAACCGCAGGCAGGCTTCCTCCACCGAGGAGATCAATGAACCTACCCAGAGCCAATCCATGTGCCGTTTGCCAAGCCATTGGAGGGTTCCAATGAGGACagcgaggaagaggaagaagcgGATGATAACCAGCCTGAGGAGTCAATCTACGAGAGGACAGAAGTGCTGGTGACAAGGAAGCTATTAGAGGCCATGACCCATTTCGACGATCCCAAGAAGGCTCTAACATACGAGGAGCGAGGGGCGAAAGGAAAATTGGCCAAGTCAGGGAAGTGATTCCACCCCGAGTCGCTCCAAGAGATTGAGTCAGAGGAGGAATTCATCTCCTACATCAGCGCCATCGGTTTCGAATGGTTGCTGGACCATAGCACAACGGAGGTGCCGATTGCtttggccaaggagtttttcacgtCATACAAGTTTAAGTCCACCATAGACCCAGATGCCGACTCAATCACCTTTTGCATTTTTAATGAGGAGACAATAATGAGCATCCGGGAAAGGACGTTGCGGATGGGGTTGTTTACCCTGGATGAGGACGAAGAAGTTAGCTGGAATGAGAGGGCAATCGGACCCCCGAGGAAAACCCCTGGTTTTGACACTCAGAaagcttgggagctcatcacCCACAAGCGTGGTGGGAACTTCAAGACAAGCATCTCGAAGGGAGTCCACATCACCAACCACCTCCTCTGCTTCGCCTAGGTCTTTATCGGATATAACCTCATGTGTAAGGTAAGCTCTACCGTCACTACACCAGAGCTCTATTTTACATGGTGTATGCTGAAAGGTGTGAAGGTCCACCTTGGATACTGGCTGGCTCAAGCTTGCCACCTAATTACTACCCACACATCCCGCCACCTCTACAACAGTCACCTCCTAGGCGCTTACCTCCAGAGGAATGTAATCATGAATATAGCGAAATCGGTGCCTACCCTTGCAATGTGCGATCCTCCAGAGCAATTCAACCTCGGCTACTTTTTCATCAAGGGTCTTCTGCACATGGTGGATAGAGGTCTTCTTTTATGAAGTGGGGAAGACCGAGGCGACTGTGAAAATAGAAGGTGGTGGAGTGACAAATTCTGCGACGGTAGAATGGCGAAAGGAGATGGGGGATATTAGGAGCGAAATCGAAGAAATCAGGGGCGGAATG
This window contains:
- the LOC121757591 gene encoding uncharacterized protein LOC121757591, which gives rise to MVNDLVSSQEHMQNNMQSNNDVVHKLQDAQVEHNAAMDMLAKQLSQIATSLSEMGGNEGRIPSTVKPPDRANISQITLRSGREYKGPTIKIDDGTPHVASKEKDNRTPQKKDTEIGKARAEDDIQIGDLGKPVPRMADPFLQDPGAGVEVEEMRKETGESSKGDSNNTVKQVKPFSYRGEAKKKKDDPVDFMEIVGKLEINLSFLQALKLPIFSKFINEFIAGKTKPNGKIVIGETVSAVIQKQRMPSKRTDPGMFTLPISIGNIRVEHAMCDRGASINVLPLSIYKKLEGVRMVDTKVVIQLADRSCINPEGVLENVIVKVYDFLYLADFHMIKMSEYESAESS